One genomic region from Ornithinicoccus hortensis encodes:
- a CDS encoding glycosyltransferase family 2 protein, translating into MAGAAVPIHALVPAHNEAAGIGATIEGLLTQTRPPDSILVVADNCTDATVAIAASYGVEVMETVGNTAKKAGALNQALRELLPRVGEDALVLVQDADSVLSPDFLENAERHLVRRPRRHPNLGAVGGVFAGSEGGGFVGHLQRNEYARYARDVHRLGGRCLVVTGTAALFRAATLGAVSRARLEGRIPAGDGAGGVYDTTVLTEDNELSFALLHLGYTIASPTDCTLVTEVMDSWGDLWKQRLRWKRGAVENCFQYGLTAVTWRYWGRQLLTALGVLVTFIYLGTLVWALAAGGVHIHPFWLAVTGVFVIERVVTVRYRGWRQMVLSASMYELTIDLFLQIVHAKAYADAALNRTRDW; encoded by the coding sequence ATGGCTGGTGCTGCCGTTCCCATCCATGCGCTCGTGCCGGCGCACAACGAGGCGGCCGGTATCGGGGCGACCATCGAGGGCCTATTGACCCAGACCCGGCCGCCAGACTCGATCCTGGTGGTTGCGGACAACTGCACGGACGCCACTGTCGCGATCGCGGCCTCGTACGGGGTCGAGGTGATGGAGACGGTCGGGAACACGGCCAAGAAGGCGGGAGCCCTGAACCAGGCCCTGCGCGAACTCCTTCCGCGCGTGGGGGAGGACGCACTGGTGCTGGTGCAGGACGCCGATTCGGTGTTGTCCCCGGACTTCCTGGAGAACGCCGAACGCCACCTGGTCCGGCGTCCCCGACGCCACCCGAACCTGGGCGCCGTGGGCGGCGTCTTCGCCGGGTCGGAGGGTGGCGGCTTCGTGGGGCACCTCCAGCGCAACGAGTACGCCCGGTACGCCCGAGACGTCCACCGGCTGGGCGGCCGGTGCCTGGTCGTCACCGGCACCGCCGCACTCTTCCGGGCCGCCACCCTGGGCGCGGTCTCCCGGGCGCGTCTGGAGGGGCGGATCCCGGCCGGCGACGGGGCGGGCGGGGTCTATGACACCACCGTCCTCACCGAGGACAACGAACTGTCCTTCGCGCTCCTGCACCTCGGCTACACCATCGCCTCGCCGACGGACTGCACCTTGGTGACCGAGGTGATGGATTCGTGGGGGGACCTGTGGAAGCAGCGGCTGCGCTGGAAGCGCGGGGCCGTGGAGAACTGCTTCCAGTACGGGCTGACCGCCGTCACCTGGCGCTACTGGGGCCGGCAACTCCTGACCGCCCTGGGTGTCCTGGTCACCTTCATCTACCTGGGGACGCTCGTCTGGGCACTGGCCGCCGGTGGGGTGCACATCCACCCATTCTGGCTCGCAGTGACCGGCGTCTTCGTGATCGAGCGCGTCGTGACGGTGCGCTATCGGGGCTGGCGGCAGATGGTCCTGTCAGCCTCGATGTACGAACTGACCATCGACCTCTTCCTCCAGATCGTGCACGCCAAGGCCTACGCCGACGCTGCACTCAACCGCACGAGAGATTGGTGA
- a CDS encoding sortase has product MGSLLLIAGLVLLGIALWVHHDSEGGLRSRAAAAVAAAREEAPAPVGPGTPVGPTQLSAPPAGASDRGGPDSEDGSANVVGPVDRDPPPLATAPSVVSGLVTIPSQGLEAVLRPSVSATDLDVGVGHYPGTARPGQEGNFAVAAHRGLVPDLDGLQAGDVISVESAGRVYTYTWVESFVVAPEDVWVLDPVADERVLTLTTCHPRYSNAQRLVARFELTGAAPA; this is encoded by the coding sequence GTGGGCAGCCTCCTGCTCATCGCCGGCCTGGTCCTGCTCGGGATCGCGCTCTGGGTGCACCACGACTCGGAAGGCGGCCTGCGCTCACGGGCCGCGGCCGCGGTCGCGGCAGCGCGCGAGGAGGCGCCTGCCCCCGTCGGCCCGGGAACACCTGTCGGACCGACCCAGCTGAGCGCGCCGCCGGCAGGGGCCAGCGACCGGGGTGGCCCGGACAGCGAGGACGGATCGGCCAACGTCGTCGGTCCGGTCGACAGGGACCCTCCGCCGCTGGCCACGGCACCGTCCGTCGTCTCCGGCCTGGTGACCATCCCCTCGCAGGGGCTGGAGGCGGTGCTCCGACCGTCGGTATCGGCGACCGACCTCGATGTCGGCGTCGGACACTACCCGGGGACCGCCAGGCCCGGCCAGGAGGGCAACTTCGCCGTCGCAGCCCACCGCGGGCTGGTACCCGACCTGGACGGCCTGCAAGCCGGCGACGTCATCTCTGTGGAGTCCGCCGGTCGGGTCTACACCTACACCTGGGTGGAGTCCTTCGTCGTGGCGCCCGAGGACGTCTGGGTCCTGGACCCCGTGGCGGACGAGCGGGTCCTGACGCTGACCACCTGCCACCCGCGCTACAGCAACGCCCAGCGGCTGGTGGCCAGGTTCGAGTTGACGGGGGCGGCGCCCGCGTGA
- a CDS encoding aldehyde dehydrogenase family protein: MSRVDVRKTYKLYIGGKFPRSESGRSYEVFSSGRSPAFLANAAQGSRKDARDAVKAARGALSGWAGATAYNRGQVLYRVAEVMESRRAQFVGEVQAAEGLTAAKAEATVSAAIDRWVWYAGWSDKYAQVLGGLNPVAGPFFNISAPEPTGVVAALAPQQSSLLGLVSVVAPIVVSGNTAVVLASEDRPVPAITLAEALATSDVPGGVVNLITGRTAEVAPWLASHRDVNAIDLTGSAGVDGLAWGDLEEAAAENLKRVLRPAGSGTTAVEPDFTQVPDLHRLEAFLETKTVWHPKGR, translated from the coding sequence ATGAGCCGGGTGGATGTCCGCAAGACGTACAAGCTCTACATCGGGGGCAAGTTCCCCCGCAGCGAGTCCGGTCGCAGCTACGAGGTCTTCTCCTCCGGCCGCTCCCCCGCGTTCCTGGCGAACGCCGCGCAGGGGTCCCGCAAGGACGCCCGCGACGCGGTGAAGGCAGCGCGCGGCGCCCTGTCCGGCTGGGCCGGCGCCACGGCCTACAACCGCGGGCAGGTGCTCTACCGGGTGGCCGAGGTCATGGAGTCCCGACGCGCCCAGTTCGTCGGCGAGGTCCAGGCGGCCGAGGGGCTCACCGCCGCGAAGGCCGAGGCCACCGTCTCCGCCGCGATCGACCGGTGGGTCTGGTATGCCGGGTGGTCCGACAAGTACGCCCAGGTCCTGGGCGGGTTGAACCCGGTCGCCGGACCGTTCTTCAACATCTCGGCGCCGGAGCCGACCGGCGTGGTGGCCGCCCTGGCACCGCAGCAGTCCTCCCTGCTGGGTCTGGTCTCGGTCGTCGCGCCCATCGTGGTCTCGGGGAACACCGCGGTGGTGCTGGCCTCGGAGGACCGACCCGTCCCGGCGATCACCCTCGCCGAGGCACTGGCCACCTCCGACGTCCCCGGCGGCGTGGTGAACCTGATCACCGGTCGCACCGCCGAGGTCGCCCCGTGGCTGGCCTCGCACCGCGACGTCAACGCGATCGACCTGACCGGGTCCGCGGGCGTGGACGGGCTGGCCTGGGGCGACCTGGAGGAGGCCGCCGCCGAGAACCTCAAGCGCGTCCTGCGCCCGGCCGGCAGCGGCACCACGGCGGTCGAGCCGGACTTCACCCAGGTCCCGGACCTGCACCGGCTGGAGGCGTTCCTGGAGACCAAGACCGTCTGGCACCCGAAGGGGCGCTGA